Proteins from a single region of Symphalangus syndactylus isolate Jambi chromosome 12, NHGRI_mSymSyn1-v2.1_pri, whole genome shotgun sequence:
- the FMO2 gene encoding flavin-containing monooxygenase 2 — translation MAKKVAVIGAGVSGLISLKCCVDEGLEPTCFERTEDIGGVWRFKENVEDGRASIYQSVVTNTSKEMSCFSDFPMPEDFPNFLHNSKLLEYFRIFAKKFDLLKYIQFQTTVLSVRKCPDFSSSGQWKVVTQSNGKEQSAVFDAVMVCSGHHILPHIPLKSFPGIEKFKGQYFHSRQYKHPDGFEGKRILVIGMGNSGSDIAVELSKNAAQVFISTRHGTWVMSRISEDGYPWDSVFHTRFRSMLRNVLPRTAVKWMIEQQMNRWFNHENYGLEPQNKYIMKEPVLNDDVPSRLLCGAIKVKSTVKELTETSAIFEDGTVEENIDVIIFATGYSFSFPFLEDSLVKVENNMVSLYKYIFPAHLEKSTLACIGLIQSLGSIFPTAELQARWVTRVFKGLCSLPSERTMMMDIIKRNEKRIDLFGESQSQTLQINYVDYLDELALEIGAKPEFCSLLFKDPKLAVRLYFGPCNSYQYRLVGPGQWEGARSAIFTQKQRILKPLKTRALKDSSNFSVSFLLKILGLLAVVVAFFCQLQWS, via the exons ATGGCAAAGAAGGTAGCTGTGATCGGAGCTGGGGTCAGTGGCCTGATTTCTCTGAAGTGCTGTGTGGATGAGGGACTTGAGCCGACTTGCTTTGAGAGAACTGAAGATATTGGAGGAGTGTGGAGGTTCAAA GAGAATGTGGAAGATGGCCGAGCGAGTATCTATCAATCTGTCGTTACCAACACCAGCAAAGAAATGTCCTGTTTCAGTGACTTTCCAATGCCTGAAGATTTTCCAAACTTCCTGCATAATTCTAAACTTCTGGAATATTTCAGGATTTTTGCTAAAAAATTTGATCTGTTAAAATATATTCAGTTCCAG ACAACTGTCCTTAGTGTGAGAAAATGTCCAGATTTCTCATCCTCTGGCCAATGGAAAGTTGTCACTCAGAGCAACGGCAAGGAGCAGAGTGCTGTCTTTGATGCAGTTATGGTTTGCAGTGGCCACCACATTCTACCTCATATCCCACTGAAGTCATTTCCAG GTATTGAGAAGTTCAAAGGCCAATATTTCCATAGCCGCCAATACAAGCATCCAGATGGATTTGAGGGAAAGCGCATCCTGGTGATTGGAATGGGAAACTCGGGCTCAGATATTGCTGTTGAGCTGAGTAAGAATGCTGCTCAG GTTTTTATCAGCACCAGGCATGGCACCTGGGTCATGAGCCGTATCTCTGAAGATGGCTATCCTTGGGACTCAGTGTTCCACACCCGGTTTCGTTCTATGCTCCGCAATGTACTGCCACGAACAGCTGTAAAATGGATGATAGAACAACAGATGAATCGGTGGTTCAACCATGAAAATTATGGCCTTGAGCCTCAAAACAA ATACATTATGAAGGAACCTGTACTAAATGATGATGTCCCAAGTCGTCTACTCTGTGGAGCCATCAAGGTGAAATCTACAGTGAAAGAGCTCACAGAAACTTCTGCCATCTTTGAGGATGGAACAGTGGAGGAGAACATTGATGTCATCATTTTTGCAACAGGATAtagtttctcttttcccttccttgaAGATTCACTTGTTAAAGTAGAGAATAATATGGTCtcactgtataaatatatattccccGCTCATCTGGAGAAGTCAACCCTTGCATGCATTGGTCTCATCCAGTCCCTAGGTTCCATTTTCCCAACTGCTGAACTTCAAGCTCGTTGGGTGACAAGAGTTTTCAAAG GCTTGTGTAGCCTGCCCTCAGAGAGAACTATGATGATGGACATtatcaaaaggaatgaaaaaagaattgacct GTTTGGAGAAAGCCAGAGCCAGACATTGCAGATCAATTATGTTGACTACTTGGACGAGCTCGCCTTAGAGATAGGTGCGAAGCCAGAATTCTGCTCTCTCTTGTTCAAAGATCCTAAACTGGCTGTGAGACTCTATTTCGGACCCTGCAACTCCTATCAGTATCGCCTGGTTGGGCCTGGACAATGGGAAGGAGCCAGGAGTGCCATCTTCACCCAGAAACAAAGGATACTGAAGCCACTAAAGACTCGGGCCCTAAAGGATTCATCTAatttctcagtttcttttctGCTGAAAATCCTGGGCCTTCTTGCTGTTGTTGTGGCCTTTTTTTGCCAACTTCAGTGGTCCTAG